In one window of bacterium DNA:
- a CDS encoding PadR family transcriptional regulator, which produces MEDLMFLGLLQEGPKHGYEIKKEINNVVSQFTGINVKSVYYPLKKLEEKGMVSKRAGKAGRRPEKYVYRVTKKGKEEFAKLLNKNFLVIQRPYLNIDLSLYFLQYGNPKIVKRRLENRLNGLRGIKTWAENREKTLQKEKALYHMIAITEHSLESAKSEIRFTERLIKQFA; this is translated from the coding sequence ATGGAAGATTTGATGTTTTTGGGTCTATTGCAGGAAGGTCCGAAACACGGTTATGAAATAAAAAAAGAGATTAATAATGTAGTAAGTCAATTTACTGGCATAAATGTCAAATCGGTTTACTATCCTTTGAAGAAGTTAGAAGAGAAGGGTATGGTTTCCAAGAGAGCGGGAAAGGCAGGGAGGCGTCCTGAGAAGTATGTCTATAGGGTTACTAAAAAGGGGAAAGAAGAGTTTGCTAAACTGCTAAATAAGAATTTTCTCGTTATTCAGAGACCCTACCTGAATATAGACCTCTCGCTTTACTTTCTCCAATATGGGAATCCTAAAATAGTCAAGAGGAGACTGGAAAACAGGTTGAATGGATTAAGAGGAATAAAAACCTGGGCGGAGAATAGAGAAAAGACTCTTCAGAAAGAGAAAGCCCTGTACCATATGATTGCTATTACAGAGCATTCTCTGGAGAGTGCCAAGTCCGAAATCAGATTCACAGAGAGATTGATAAAACAATTTGCTTAA
- a CDS encoding methyltransferase domain-containing protein, whose product MNCKLKKKLPSDRTFEQIRNHYEIEKAIATRLKRAIREERKIIYQTMYDELFKQVPDHSRLKRREDPKMTAIANQNKLKLIEKFIDKSTIFVEFAPGDCRFAISICNRVRFVYGVDISDQRGQLDNVPDNFELIIYDGYNLQMQENSTDVVFSDQLIEHLHPEDTEFHFQLVRKILRPQGVYVFRTPHRFSGPHDVSRYFSNEAEGFHLKEWTYSEIAKILKRLEYSSWSGYKYTKRNLTKKPFAYFIIIEYILNMLPKRLRKITSRCLLSRYITIVAVK is encoded by the coding sequence ATGAACTGCAAATTAAAGAAAAAACTTCCTAGCGATAGGACTTTTGAACAAATAAGGAATCACTATGAGATAGAAAAAGCCATTGCCACAAGACTCAAAAGAGCTATCAGGGAAGAAAGAAAAATAATTTATCAAACAATGTATGACGAGTTATTTAAACAAGTCCCTGACCACTCAAGACTTAAACGTCGGGAAGACCCGAAGATGACCGCCATTGCAAATCAAAATAAGTTAAAGTTAATAGAAAAGTTTATTGATAAATCTACAATTTTTGTAGAGTTTGCCCCTGGTGATTGCAGATTTGCTATAAGTATATGTAACCGTGTAAGGTTTGTTTATGGGGTAGATATTTCAGACCAAAGAGGACAACTTGATAATGTGCCAGATAATTTTGAACTGATTATTTATGATGGCTATAATCTTCAAATGCAAGAGAACTCTACCGATGTTGTATTTAGTGACCAATTAATAGAACACTTACATCCGGAGGATACAGAATTTCACTTTCAGTTGGTAAGAAAGATTTTGAGACCGCAAGGTGTATACGTATTTCGGACACCCCATAGATTTTCAGGTCCCCACGATGTTTCTCGTTATTTTTCAAATGAGGCAGAAGGATTCCACCTTAAGGAATGGACCTATAGCGAGATAGCAAAGATTCTCAAGCGTTTGGAATATTCATCATGGTCTGGTTATAAATATACAAAAAGGAATCTGACCAAAAAGCCATTTGCGTATTTCATTATTATTGAATATATACTCAACATGCTTCCCAAGCGATTAAGAAAAATCACATCAAGATGCCTTCTTTCCAGGTATATTACTATAGTGGCCGTTAAATGA